In Gouania willdenowi chromosome 15, fGouWil2.1, whole genome shotgun sequence, one DNA window encodes the following:
- the wipf1b gene encoding WAS/WASL-interacting protein family member 1: MPAPPPPPPPPGAPPPPTFSVANTEKPSLSRSEQHGRSALLSDICHGTRLKKVATNDRSGPALDRGGGGGGGGGGGGGGGGGGGGGGYSGGSPAGLGGLFAGGMPKLRSSANRDSTDSAPSRGPVLPPGGRPGGPSPFGGSGSLPGPPKLPGTPAGVRSHVPDLPKGRPNLSSRQDSPSGAPPPVPNTPRPSQTFPPRPSPVSVSSPPGRHGPLPPPPVGNSSGPKASPLNSSRSPGGRPPLPDDRPPPPPAPPGGHRPLMPRDMPPPPPPCANAKPSPRSSPGGGAPPVPPGRPGPPPVPPSPLIGEDPNTPRLPQRISSLGSNTPTASPGRTGPHPPPPNERPPSLGRSQSFGRTGPLPPPPPSGRSFGGNVKSPPTPAPIGRLVPEVPRGGPGGRPPLPPDRPAIGGAPPPPPPPMGNGFQNSHHNLLQDEWESRFRFHPVSDFPPPEPYVPFQKTYPSQIGKTDGRGSGKRERGAPPLPPIPR; the protein is encoded by the exons ATGCCGGCcccgcctcctcctccaccGCCTCCAGGGGCCCCTCCTCCTCCCACCTTCTCTGTT GCGAACACAGAGAAGCCGAGTCTGAGTCGGTCGGAGCAGCACGGGAGGAGCGCTCTCCTCTCTGATATCTGTCATGGAACCAGACTGAAGAAAGTCGCTACGAATGATCGCAGTGGACCCGCCCTGGACA gaggaggaggaggaggaggaggaggaggaggtggtggaggtggtggaggtggtggaggtggaggagggtATAGTGGAGGTTCTCCTGCTGGTTTAGGAGGCCTTTTTGCAGGAGGGATGCCCAAACTGAGGTCATCAGCCAACAGAGACTCCACTG ACTCAGCACCCAGCCGAGGGCCGGTTCTCCCTCCCGGAGGTCGACCTGGTGGCCCCTCACCCTTTGGTGGAAGTGGAAGCCTTCCCGGTCCTCCAAAGCTTCCAGGAACCCCCGCTGGAGTCCGTAGCCACGTCCCTGACCTCCCCAAGGGTCGCCCCAACCTTTCATCCAGACAGGACAGCCCTTCAGGAGCCCCGCCTCCCGTACCCAACACGCCTCGACCCAGTCAGACCTTCCCGCCCCGTCCTAGCCCCGTCTCAGTGTCTTCCCCTCCAGGACGACATGGGCCTCTCCCGCCGCCACCAGTGGGGAATAGCTCAGGGCCCAAAGCGTCACCGCTCAACAGCAGCAGATCTCCAGGAGGGAGGCCCCCGCTGCCGGACGACCGCCCCCCGCCCCCGCCAGCCCCGCCCGGAGGCCATCGGCCGCTGATGCCTCGTGACatgccccctccccctcctccgtGTGCCAACGCCAAACCTTCCCCTCGTTCCTCACCGGGTGGCGGCGCTCCTCCAGTTCCGCCTGGACGACCGGGCCCCCCTCCCGTCCCCCCCAGCCCACTAATAGGAGAGGACCCGAACACTCCACGCCTCCCACAGAGGATCAGCTCGCTGGGCAG TAACACTCCCACTGCGTCTCCTGGCCGGACTGGACCCCACCCTCCACCACCCAACGAGAGGCCGCCCTCTCTGGGGAGGAGCCAGTCGTTCGGGCGAACAG GTCCACTTCCTCCCCCGCCACCGTCAGGACGATCTTTCGGGGGTAACGTAAAGTCACCGCCCACTCCCGCTCCCATTGGTCGACTTGTTCCTGAAGTACCTCGCGGAGGACCTGGTGGAAGACCGCCCCTGCCTCCTGATAGGCCGGCGATAGGAGGAGCTCCTCCCCCTCCGCCTCCACCAATGGGAAACGGCTTCCAAAACTCTCACCATAACCTGCTACAAG ATGAATGGGAAAGTCGCTTCAGGTTTCACCCAGTGTCAGACTTTCCTCCACCAGAGCCCTACGTGCCTTTCCAGAAGACGTACCCGAGCCAGATCGGCAAAACAGACGGGAGAg GTTCTGGAAAGAGGGAGAGAGgcgctcctcctcttcctcccatcCCCAGGTGA